ACTTGTGCTTTGGTCGTTTTATTTCAATGATTTGAATAACGTTCTCTTCGTTCGAGAGTACAAAATCTGCCCGTTTATCAGGCTCAGTAAAATCTTTCAGCTGTATACCCTCCCCAGTCTTCTCTTTATAATATTTCTGGAATTCACTTTTTAAGGTGGTAAAGGATTGATTTTGCGTGATTGGTGACCATTGAGGATCAATTAGCCAGGGTGCTTGTTCAATTAAGTCCTGAAAAGCTGCCTCAAGTGTACTTGCATCATCTTTTAAAGTTTCAACTTTATTTATCACTCTTACGCGATCATCAGCAATTCGACCAAAAGAAGAAAGTTCAGCAATTCGAGCAACTTTCAAAATTTCTGTAATCACTGCCAGCGGTGAACCTTCTGCGTCAGCAGCTTCACGAAGCTTTCTATCTAGCGTTACATGAGGTCCAAACGTCAAGCTTAATTGAACAATCTCCTCTGTTCGCTCTGGATCTGAAACTTCATCCTCTCGCATCTTCTGACCAATTAATTGAGCAAATTCCAATGCTTCTTCACGTATCTGTTTTTGCTCTGGCCTAGGAAATGCTTGATCAACTCTTTCTGCAATGTTTGAAGTTTCTTGAAATAGCTCCCAAGTCTTCTTCTTTACTGGATTTCGAGACATATTTCCAATTCTACGCAATAGCTGCAAACCCCACTTCTCAAAGGCGTTTCCTAGCTCGTGTGACCAAAGAATGTCTCGACGATCCGTTTGAATAAGATCTTCCTCCTGTTCATCTAGCCAATCTGCGTGAAGTTCACCAACTAAATAAGAACGAATGCTGTATTCCCCTGAAAAACTTGCTCCTCTATTAAAAACAGTTGTTTGAGCTGCAATCTTGCCACGGCAATAGATCCGGATACCAGCCATCAACTCATCTTTGTAAGGATCTTTGGCGTAGGCCGCCCAGCCAGTTATAGGATAAAATTCACCGTCAAGTTCAAAGCCAGCTTCCAAATTTGAAAGAATGTTACCGTCTGGAGCATAAGCATGTCTTCCGGGTCCAAATCGAATCTCAGTGTCTTGCATTTTCACAATGTCAAATGTTCCAACATCTTGAGAATAGTCTTCAGAATCTTCTGTTTTAGTTGCATCAACGAGAGTAATCTTCCAATCCTGTGAGGATATTCCAAAGCGTTGTGATAGTTGACGGCTAAGTGTGCTGATATCTGGAACTTCTCGTTTGTAGAATTTTGTTAGTTTAATTAAAGTTCCAGTTTCTGGGCGCACAATTCCATCTAAACTTCCAACTTCAGGTTCATAGTTAGAATCTGTTTCTTGTAGAATCTGGCTTCGGTCAAGGATTAGATGAGCGGTTAGATATCCTTTGGCAGTTTTGCCATTCGCGTCTTTACCCCTGGTTAAGTCTCCACCAGACGTTAAAATCTCAATTCTTTCACAAATTCCAAAAGGCGCGAGTTTTCCTACACCTTTGCGACCCATCACTTTGCGACCAAACTTTTTTGATACATCACCCCTCTCACTATCATTGCGTCTGTCTGCTCCAACACAAAGATAGAAGCTATTAACTTGATCAGGGTTCATACCAATACCATTATCCCAAACCTCAATTGTGTATCCCTTGTCCTGAAGTTGGTTATTGTTTTTGGTCGCAAGAAACTCACCCATAGGAGCTTTAATCCGCACTTCAGTGGCATCTGCGTCATAACTATTGGATACCAATTCAGCGATTACGGCAGAAACCCTGTCGTAAAGCTTTACACCTAACTTGTCTACAGTTAGGCGTGATATGGTCATTGTGTATTTTGCTGATTGAGCGACAGATTGCTGAACCACAGTGGATTATCTCTAAGAAATTACATACTCAAAATGCCCTATATCTTAGTCGTTGTAACACTTCTTCGTCAAGGATTCTTAGGACTTTGTGATCACTTGTATCAATCCAGCACCTACATCTTAAAAACCAATGCACAAAAGATTACCTTGCCATTCCTCAATATTTCTTTAAGTTCGCCACCTTGTAACCTTTGAACTTGAAATTTCAGCTTGAGCACTATTCATCTCTTTTCTTAAAGCTTGAGCATCCAACCTGAGAACTCAATTCAGAACTCGATTCATCGTCTACTGCCCTACAAAAGCAAGCTACAGAATTGAAAATTTGACCTTCACAACCCAAAACTAGCTCTAATCTTCTGCTTTGGGACGCTGCATCAAACTAATCACCTCATTGGAATTGCGAGTTGGCATGGATCGTGACCAATCCCTCACCTCTGTAATTTGCACAATGTGCATCAGATGAATGATTTTCCTGACCCAAACAAGTGACGATCAGAAATAGAGTTTTATGCTTGGGAATGGTTACGTAGAAGGTTAAACCACACCACAAAACCATTCCCGATACCAGTCATTATTTTGAACTACCAGCCTCTTCTACTTCCGGTTGCCCTTTACGAGACTTGCGGAACCGTCGCCCCATCTCGTTGAGGGAGCTATCAATCTCGCCTTTCCCTGTTGCTTTAGCAGAGCTATAAACCTCTCGCGCCGCAGCATAGGCTTCACTACCCGCCAGCATATAGGTGTTGTAGACGAGTTCTTGCAGATCGTTGAGGGACACCCAGATCGGATAGAGTGCCATAAACAAATCAACATCCTTTTGCATGGCATCCAGATCAAAGCGGCGTGGCAAGTAATCTGGATAACGAGCTGCAAACTCGGCAGATTTTTGCACAAAGGCACGGGTTTTATCGCCTAACTTTGCCAGTTTTCGCCGTTCCCCAGCCGTCATACTGACTAAAAAAGGAAGTTTTTCACGAATGGTAGTAAGCGCAGCCTCAATTGAAGCTTGATCAGCATCCGAAAGCGAAGCACTTAAAGATTGGGGTGGCATAGGAATTCCTCATAAAATTAGTTGGATGAGCAATCGTAGGTTTTGCTCTGTTAACTAGAAATTCCCAAAATTAATATGCTTCTAACGGAGTAAAAGTTGTGTAAAACACGGAAATTTCAGCTAAGTCGTTCTGAAAGCCTCAGTAGATTTTAGTACTGCTATTCACAGATAGGGTTTGGAAATAAACCCAGGGGAATGTGGGGGCTGCGTCCCCAGCCAGGGGTTTCACCCCTGCACCCCAAATTCCCACCCTTATGTACGACGAGTTGTACTCAGGATCAAGGCTACCGTGTACACACATCTCCTGTATCAACCTCAAACCCCTGCATTTGCCCCCCAACCCCCAAAATTTGGGGGGCTTTCGATCCCACACTTCCTACCGCTCAAAGTCGCCCAGAATTGGAGGATTTAAGGGGCTGAGGGAATTTCTCTGTGTACCATATCTTAGTAAGGCGGACGGCGACAGCCGGGGGTAAATTAAGGGCATCTTCATATTGAATTGGTATGAGATTCAAAATTGAATATTTGACATACAAAATTGAATGTCTGAGATATAAATTTGAATAACCAGTATATAAATGTGAATGTTTAAGATACAAATTTGAATATCCGGCATACAAATTTGAATAGTCAGCATACAAATTTGTATACCTGAGTAATAAAGTCATTAATCGTGGGTTCAATAATCCTTGATCCTTTGTAAGATTTGTCAGTGTAGTGTGACCTGTTCCACAAAACTGCTGTCTATTTCAATTGGCTTAAGCTTGGGTAAGTCATAGATAGATACCCTTACAATGGGGACTAGAGCAGCAAACAGGTGAACCGATGACAGTAGACCTCCGCGATACGGCTGCAACCCAAGCGGAACTAATTGCCTATCTTAAACAACACCGCATTTGGAATGTGGAAACACTGCTCTGGCAATGGCTAACGGCTCATCCCATGCCCTCAAAAAAATCCCTCCAAATTATTCAACAACTTAAAACCTGGCTCGATGCGTTTCGTCCCCTACCATCCGTCGTGGTAAGTGAATTGAGACAGCGGCATCAAGTCCGTTTTACCTATCACTCCAACGCATTAGAGGGCAACACGCTGACCCAGAGTGAAACAGAACTGGTGTTAACCACTGGCATCACAATCGGCGGGAAGACGCTTCAGGAACACTTAGAGGTGATCGGACATGCAGAGGCGATCGCTTACATTGAAGCGTTGGCCCAACAATCGACACCCCTTGGAGAGTGGGAAATTCGACAAATTCACAGCCTGATTCTCCGCAAAATCAACCCAGAAGAAGCTGGGCGTTATCGAACTCTGGATGTGCAAGCAGCAGGAACGGGGTATGTTTATCCTCCCCATTATTTGCTGTCGGAGTTGATGACAGAGTTTGTCAGTTGGCTGAATTCTGAGGAAGCTCAGGCATTACATCCTGTGCTTTGTGCAGCAGAAGCACACCACCGATTTGTGACGATTCATCCGTTTCGGGATGGTAATGGCAGAGCAGGGCGACTGCTGATGAATTTGCTGTTGTTACGGTCAGGCTATCCGATCGCCATCATTTCAAATGAGAATCGACAACGATACATCGAAGCCTTAATCCAGGGACAACAATCTGACAACTGGGAACCCTTTTATGCGCTGATCATTGATGCAACTCAAACTGCATTAGTAGAAGTATTGGGCATATTGGCGACGGCTGGAGAGATTCAAAACAAGGATTTACCGTTTTATCAGGAGATGCTGAATTTTTTGCGGCGGTAGCCTCCAGTAGGTTGGGTTGACGGAGGAAACCCAACATTCACCTATCTTTTATTTGTTACTCACATCCAACATTTACTTCAAACAAGATGGCATCTCCTGCTCCCCAATCAACCTCATATACTCCTCTGGCTACAAACCGCTGAAAACTTGAATATTGCCAATCCTTGGGATGCTGCACAAGTTGGTGATGCACTGGGTTGTAATGAATGTAATCGATGTGTTGATTCAAATCATGCTCATCTCGAATTTGGTGCTCCCAAAAACGGCGTTGCCATACAGCTTGTTCCTTTTTATGCAGTCGAGCTTGATTTTGTTGACGTTTGTGTTGACCAGGGCAGGTGCGGGTAAAGATTGTTTTGATTAACCGCCATCGTGTAGAAAAATCTGCATCACCTGGTGGAAGCGTCCAGATGCAGTGAAGATGTTCTGGCAATACAACGATCGCCTCAATGGTAAATGGATGACTGGTTTTAACCGTGCGAAAAGCGTAACGGAGATGCTCAATGTTCTGGGGCAGGTGAAACAGTTGTTGCCGTTGATAAGTCACAACGGTAAAGAAATAAGTGGCTCCAGGTGTGATGGCACGACGATAACGCATCTGATGACCCAATCGTAGATGAGATTAGTATGGGTAATCAGAAGCATTGATTAACAGGATGATTGAGTTGGGTTTCGTCACCTCAACCCAACCTACTCAAGGCTACTCAAGGCGATCGCACTAAACCACCTACCCTAAGCATTTCCACATCAAGATTTAGCCAGCTTTGCTGGAGTGCTGCCGCATTAACGAAGTGGTGGAATACAAAATCAACGCCGACCAGATAAATGCAAAGGTAATGACGTGGGTTGCGGTGAACGGTTCACGATAGAGCAATACCCCTAACACCAACTGCAAACTGGGCGCGAGGTATTGAAAGAATCCCAACGTTGATAGCTGCAATCGCTTTGCCGCATTGTTAAACCAGAGGAGTGGCAACGAGGTCGTCACCCCTGCCCCGATAAACAAGAGGGTAATTCCCCACCCCACCCCAAAATGACCTGCACCCGTCACTGCCCAATATCCTGTCATCGCTAGAGCGATCGGAGTCACGAGCAACGTTTCCATTGCCAATCCCACCATGGGAGCGACGGCTACCATCTTGCGTAACAAGCCATAGCAACCAAAGGAGAAAGCCAGTGCCAACGCAATCCACGGCACCTGACCAAATTGCAGCACAAAGTAACTGACCCCAATGCCAGCTAAGAGAACAGCGATCGCCTGCCATCGAGTCAGCTTTTCTTTGAGAAACACAAACCCCAACAGCACATTCACCAGGGGATTAATGAAGTAACCCAGACTCGTCTCAATGACGCGATCGGCGTTGACAGCGTAGATATACAAGCCCCAGTTAAAGGCAAGCAGTGAAGCCGTGGTAAACAACACCGCTAACTTTCCTGGAGTCTGCCAGAGTTGACTAAATTCGGCTCTGCGATGTTGCAGGAACAGTAACCCCGTGAGAAACACCATCGACCAGATGACTCGGTGCGTTAACACTTCTACTGCTGGAACCTGTCCAAATAACTTCCAGTAGATGGGCAACATGCCCCAGGTGGAATAGGCGAGGATGGCGTAGATGGCTCCCGTTTGGGTCGAAGATTTTTGCAGATTGGGATTCAAAGCAGGATTCCAGGTGAAAGCGTGCGATCGCCCATCATAACAACTGGTTCGGAGAGCACACTTCACCCATCTTCATGATTTTGTTGCAAAAACTACATTGCTGAATGCAAACATAATTTCCCTCTCCCACAGGCTACGGTGTACACACAAGTTCTCTTAGCCCCCTAAATCCCCCAGGATGGGGGACTTTGAGCCGTATAAGACGGATCGGAAGTCCCTCAATTTTAGGGGGCTGGGGGGCAAACGCAGGATTTTGAGGTAAATCTAGGAGATCTGTGTACACAGTAGCTCCCGCAGGAGAGGGAACTGGATTCTAGCTCCCTTCTTCTATGGGAGAAGAGATGGGGATGAGGGCTGATCTGGAAGACGCAGAAATAGTTTTGTAAGTCGGGTAGGGTAGGCAGTGCCCACTAAATAACGGGACTCATTAATTCAACTGGAACGAGTTCTGTTGGCGGAAACGGATGTTTGAACGAGAAGGCATAGGGCGTAGAGCCGTGTTGCTGCAAGTGATAGAGCCGTTCTTTAGCTTCATCAACTGTGGGCGTGTGGTCTACCGGAATCCACCACATGGCTAAATTGGGAGAATCACTTTTCTCAAACCAGCGACGCCGATCGCGCATAATACCCGCGTGGGCACTGCGATACACATAATCGGATAATGCCTCCAGCGATCGCCACACGGTTAAGGTAATCAAAATACGCTCATCTTCAAATACACGCAGTTGCGTTGCATCGTCTGAACCTTCAGCCCGCAACCGCCACACAAACCCCGGATCAGCATCTGCGATCGCATTAATGTGATTGATTTGAGCGATAAACTCTGCCATCTCCGGATGTGCTAACGGTAGACGTAACGTTGCAGTATTGACTTGGGCGAGATGAAAATGGGCAGAGGAAATAGAATGCATAGGAGTAGCTTGAGAGAAGTCACTCCCAAGACCTTACCCAAGACATCCTTCAAAAGGTAGAACTAGTTATTTAATTTAAAATGAAAACTTTTAGAGAAAAATAAGTTGCATTTAAGATCAAAAATTGTGGTTAAAACCGTCGTTTAAAGAACAGTAATAATGCGCTACTTACTTTCTCATGCCAGTCTTCTTGAGGATAATGACC
Above is a genomic segment from Oscillatoria sp. FACHB-1407 containing:
- a CDS encoding ATP-binding protein, whose protein sequence is MVQQSVAQSAKYTMTISRLTVDKLGVKLYDRVSAVIAELVSNSYDADATEVRIKAPMGEFLATKNNNQLQDKGYTIEVWDNGIGMNPDQVNSFYLCVGADRRNDSERGDVSKKFGRKVMGRKGVGKLAPFGICERIEILTSGGDLTRGKDANGKTAKGYLTAHLILDRSQILQETDSNYEPEVGSLDGIVRPETGTLIKLTKFYKREVPDISTLSRQLSQRFGISSQDWKITLVDATKTEDSEDYSQDVGTFDIVKMQDTEIRFGPGRHAYAPDGNILSNLEAGFELDGEFYPITGWAAYAKDPYKDELMAGIRIYCRGKIAAQTTVFNRGASFSGEYSIRSYLVGELHADWLDEQEEDLIQTDRRDILWSHELGNAFEKWGLQLLRRIGNMSRNPVKKKTWELFQETSNIAERVDQAFPRPEQKQIREEALEFAQLIGQKMREDEVSDPERTEEIVQLSLTFGPHVTLDRKLREAADAEGSPLAVITEILKVARIAELSSFGRIADDRVRVINKVETLKDDASTLEAAFQDLIEQAPWLIDPQWSPITQNQSFTTLKSEFQKYYKEKTGEGIQLKDFTEPDKRADFVLSNEENVIQIIEIKRPKHKFDNSEMERLNRYIEQMDNFLQEESHKDFTKIFKGFHVTLVCDDEKLTSVHKRAFEGLIQGGRLTYISWTAFLHRTRKMHQDFLNEAEKQKKNAAQGL
- a CDS encoding Fic family protein; translated protein: MTVDLRDTAATQAELIAYLKQHRIWNVETLLWQWLTAHPMPSKKSLQIIQQLKTWLDAFRPLPSVVVSELRQRHQVRFTYHSNALEGNTLTQSETELVLTTGITIGGKTLQEHLEVIGHAEAIAYIEALAQQSTPLGEWEIRQIHSLILRKINPEEAGRYRTLDVQAAGTGYVYPPHYLLSELMTEFVSWLNSEEAQALHPVLCAAEAHHRFVTIHPFRDGNGRAGRLLMNLLLLRSGYPIAIISNENRQRYIEALIQGQQSDNWEPFYALIIDATQTALVEVLGILATAGEIQNKDLPFYQEMLNFLRR
- a CDS encoding REP-associated tyrosine transposase, whose amino-acid sequence is MRYRRAITPGATYFFTVVTYQRQQLFHLPQNIEHLRYAFRTVKTSHPFTIEAIVVLPEHLHCIWTLPPGDADFSTRWRLIKTIFTRTCPGQHKRQQNQARLHKKEQAVWQRRFWEHQIRDEHDLNQHIDYIHYNPVHHQLVQHPKDWQYSSFQRFVARGVYEVDWGAGDAILFEVNVGCE
- the rarD gene encoding EamA family transporter RarD — protein: MKCALRTSCYDGRSHAFTWNPALNPNLQKSSTQTGAIYAILAYSTWGMLPIYWKLFGQVPAVEVLTHRVIWSMVFLTGLLFLQHRRAEFSQLWQTPGKLAVLFTTASLLAFNWGLYIYAVNADRVIETSLGYFINPLVNVLLGFVFLKEKLTRWQAIAVLLAGIGVSYFVLQFGQVPWIALALAFSFGCYGLLRKMVAVAPMVGLAMETLLVTPIALAMTGYWAVTGAGHFGVGWGITLLFIGAGVTTSLPLLWFNNAAKRLQLSTLGFFQYLAPSLQLVLGVLLYREPFTATHVITFAFIWSALILYSTTSLMRQHSSKAG
- a CDS encoding DUF3291 domain-containing protein is translated as MHSISSAHFHLAQVNTATLRLPLAHPEMAEFIAQINHINAIADADPGFVWRLRAEGSDDATQLRVFEDERILITLTVWRSLEALSDYVYRSAHAGIMRDRRRWFEKSDSPNLAMWWIPVDHTPTVDEAKERLYHLQQHGSTPYAFSFKHPFPPTELVPVELMSPVI